A DNA window from Drosophila pseudoobscura strain MV-25-SWS-2005 chromosome 2, UCI_Dpse_MV25, whole genome shotgun sequence contains the following coding sequences:
- the LOC13036392 gene encoding peroxisome biogenesis factor 10-like isoform X2, with amino-acid sequence MSDNINNNEQNRDMNDSQDVPNQANDLVAEEPINAEDLNPNDEAPNEAAGSTLQQPNYAAIVDYYLLNKNIPQRPIGMDINMTHKIETGTPITISFISGDVFSITTTSNQASISLRPPHDPGRVRVHINSLESTPPFPVDPWSCKPSGQFRCGICLIEINQLENIRSTTCGHIYCDSCLQQALRENGCCPICGNPQEYESSIRLFWCGHKP; translated from the exons ATGAGtgataatataaataataacgAGCAAAATCGGGACATGAACGATAGTCAAGACGTGCCAAATCAGGCAAACGATTTGGTCGCTGAGGAACCTATAAACGCTGAAGATCTGAATCCGAACGATGAAG CTCCCAATGAAGCAGCAGGCAGTACTTTACAGCAACCAAACTATGCTGCAATCGTGGACTATTATTTACTCAACAAGAACATACCCCAACGACCGATTGGGATGGACATCAACATGACCCACAAAATTGAAACTGGAACACCCATAACAATTTCATTCATTA GTGGTGACGTTTTCTCGATTACTACAACAAGCAATCAAGCAAGCATAAGTCTCAGGCCGCCTCATGATCCAGGCAGGGTTCGTGTGCACATCAATTCGCTTGAGTCAACTCCTCCATTTCCGGTTGATCCTTGGAGTTGTAAGCCTTCCGGTCAGTTCCGCTGCGGTATATGCCTTATTGAAATTAACCAGTTGGAGAATATACGCTCCACCACTTGCGGCCATATTTACTGTGACAGTTGCCTGCAACAGGCTCTGCGCGAGAATGGCTGCTGCCCCATTTGCGGAAACCCCCAGGAATATGAGAGTTCCATACGTTTGTTTTGGTGCGGGCATAAGCCCTGA
- the LOC6897389 gene encoding facilitated trehalose transporter Tret1-2 homolog isoform X1, producing the protein MDSEKVVRAMARWWQTVSQEDADPSARNPMLYDPLQDGVVKTSKTRQYVAALIMCLGAVAAGTALAWTSPVLDQISVHPPANTTAGNSTMGNATIANGTSPIPLPLPSEDRLQLTAGQQTWVSSLLAIGAFLGAMPTGYIADAIGRRYTAMVMNVPFILAWLSIIFANSAGWLYFGRFLIGISTGSFCVVAPMYISEIAETSIRGTLGTLFQLLLTVGILFVYMVGSMVSWTTLSTLCLFVPIFLFLGLLILPETPVYLLKKGQRAEAALSLKWLWGRYCDSRSAIQVIQNDLDQAAADAGILDLFSNRGARNGLVISILLMFFQQFSGINAVIFYTVPIFQSAGSTLDASVCSIIVGVVQVIMTLTASLLIDRAGRKILLLFSSTVMSICLAILGAYFDMKDSGKDVSSIGWLPLLCVVLFMITFSVGYGPIPWLMMGELFLPDVKATAVAITVMANWLCVFIVTKSFGTMIESLGSDVTFWFFATCMAAATIYVATMLQETKGKSASQIQSWLNGR; encoded by the exons ATGGATTCGGAAAAAGTAGTACGCGCCATGGCGCGCTGGTGGCAG ACTGTCAGCCAAGAGGATGCGGACCCTTCGGCTCGCAACCCAATGCTCTATGACCCACTGCAGGATGGTGTGGTTAAAACTTCGAAGACCCGTCAATATGTGGCTGCCCTGATAA TGTGCTTGGGAGCCGTTGCCGCTGGCACAGCCCTGGCGTGGACCAGCCCTGTGCTAGATCAGATCAGTGTGCACCCGCCGGCTAACACCACAGCAGGGAACTCAACAATGGGGAACGCTACAATTGCCAATGGAACCAGCCCAATACCGTTGCCTCTGCCAAGCGAAGACCGTCTGCAACTGACAGCGGGTCAAC AGACCTGGGTCAGTTCCCTGCTGGCTATTGGCGCCTTTCTGGGAGCCATGCCCACGGGATACATTGCTGATGCCATAGGCCGACGCTACACAGCAATGGTCATGAATGTTCCCTTTATATTGGCCTGGCTCTCGATTATCTTCGCCAATTCTGCTGGCTGGCTATATTTTGGACGCTTTCTGATCG GCATCTCCACGGGCAGCTTTTGCGTGGTCGCACCCATGTACATATCCGAGATTGCCGAGACGAGCATTCGTGGCACCCTGGGCACTCTATTCCAACTGCTGCTCACTGTTGGCATACTGTTCGTGTATATGGTGGGATCTATGGTGTCCTGGACCACTTTGAGTACGCTCTGCTTGTTTGTGCCAATCTTTCTGTTTTTGGGCCTGCTCATATTGCCCGAGACGCCAGTCTATCTGCTCAAGAAG GGTCAACGGGCCGAGGCCGCCCTCTCGTTGAAGTGGCTCTGGGGTCGCTACTGCGACTCGCGCAGTGCCATCCAAGTCATCCAAAATGATCTGGACCAGGCCGCAGCCGATGCCGGCATCCTGGATCTTTTCAGTAATCGTGGAGCCCGCAACGGTCTGGTCATCTCCATACTGCTGATGTTCTTTCAGCAGTTCTCTGGCATCAATGCGGTCATCTTCTACACGGTTCCGATCTTCCAGTCCGCAGGCAGCACTCTCGATGCCTCCGTCTGCTCCATCATCGTGGGCGTTGTGCAGGTGATTATGACCCTAACCGCTTCGCTGCTGATCGATCGTGCTGGGCGAAAGATCCTGCTGCTCTTCAGCAGCACAGTAATGTCCATCTGCCTGGCCATACTGGGTGCCTACTTCGACATGAAGGATAGCGGCAAGGATGTCTCCTCCATtggctggctgccgctgctctgcgTGGTGCTCTTCATGATCACCTTTTCGGTGGGCTATGGCCCCATTCCCTGGCTGATGATGGGCGAGCTCTTCCTGCCCGACGTCAAGGCCACTGCCGTCGCAATCACTGTGATGGCCAactggctgtgtgtgtttatcgTCACCAAAAGCTTTGGCACAATGATCGAGTCTCTCGGATCGGACGTCACTTTCTGGTTCTTCGCCACGTGCATGGCCGCTGCCACCATCTATGTGGCCACAATGCTGCAGGAGACGAAGGGCAAGAGTGCCAGCCAAATACAGTCCTGGCTAAATGGACGCTAA
- the glob2 gene encoding uncharacterized protein glob2, whose product MGSQINVELSEEQRPTIVLPVYPKPLPERDVSHKLDDNGFSILEKSALRNAWRFIEPFQRRYGQNTFYDFLTEHELLINTFRQQGKINLTKLHGHATAMMRLLSKLVQTLDMNLQFRSSLDENLPFHLKTGIDLDDMKMLANALKDYLLSSPVIEKHNSCTLTTALEKLVTIVGGYAEAEEARKKAMSGFYRNTNTSVEPKSERASSIKSAKKSVIMD is encoded by the exons ATGGGAAGTCAAATTAATGTTGAGTTATCAGAAGAACAAAGGCCAACTATCGTTTTGCCCGTGTACCCAAAGCCACTGCCGGAGCGGGATGTCAGCCATAAGCTTGATGATAATGGCTTTAGTATTTTGGAGAAGTCTGCACTGCGCAATGCTTGGCGTTTTATTGAGCCCTTTCAACGCCGTTATGGGCAGAACACATTTTATGA CTTTCTTACGGAACATGAGCTGCTGATCAACACCTTTCGACAACAGGGAAAAATCAACCTGACTAAGCTTCACGGTCATGCCACCGCGATGATGAGACTTCTCTCGAAATTGGTACAAACCTTGGATATGAATCTGCAGTTTCGCTCGAGCCTGGATGAGAATCTGCCGTTTCATCTGAAAACCGGCATCGACCTCGATGACATGAAG ATGTTGGCAAATGCTTTGAAGGATTACTTGCTGTCCTCTCCGGTCATTGAAAAACACAACTCCTGCACTCTGACGACTGCCCTTGAAAAACTGGTGACAATTGTCGGTGGATATGCTGAGGCCGAAGAAGCCCGGAAAAAAGCCATGTCTGGGTTCTACCGAAATACCAATACAAGTGTCGAACCTAAAAGCGAAAGGGCATCCAGTATTAAGTCAGCTAAGAAGTCTGTAATAATGGATTAA
- the LOC13036392 gene encoding peroxisome biogenesis factor 10-like isoform X1 — protein MSDNINNNEQNRDMNDSQDVPNQANDLVAEEPINAEDLNPNDEAPNEAMNNNEQNRDMNDSQDVPHQANDLVAEEPIYAEDLNPNDEAPNEAAGSTLQQPNYAAIVDYYLLNKNIPQRPIGMDINMTHKIETGTPITISFISGDVFSITTTSNQASISLRPPHDPGRVRVHINSLESTPPFPVDPWSCKPSGQFRCGICLIEINQLENIRSTTCGHIYCDSCLQQALRENGCCPICGNPQEYESSIRLFWCGHKP, from the exons ATGAGtgataatataaataataacgAGCAAAATCGGGACATGAACGATAGTCAAGACGTGCCAAATCAGGCAAACGATTTGGTCGCTGAGGAACCTATAAACGCTGAAGATCTGAATCCGAACGATGAAG CTCCCAATGAAGCAATGAATAATAACGAGCAAAATAGGGACATGAACGATAGTCAAGACGTGCCACATCAGGCAAACGATTTGGTCGCAGAGGAACCTATATACGCTGAAGATCTGAATCCGAACGATGAAG CTCCCAATGAAGCAGCAGGCAGTACTTTACAGCAACCAAACTATGCTGCAATCGTGGACTATTATTTACTCAACAAGAACATACCCCAACGACCGATTGGGATGGACATCAACATGACCCACAAAATTGAAACTGGAACACCCATAACAATTTCATTCATTA GTGGTGACGTTTTCTCGATTACTACAACAAGCAATCAAGCAAGCATAAGTCTCAGGCCGCCTCATGATCCAGGCAGGGTTCGTGTGCACATCAATTCGCTTGAGTCAACTCCTCCATTTCCGGTTGATCCTTGGAGTTGTAAGCCTTCCGGTCAGTTCCGCTGCGGTATATGCCTTATTGAAATTAACCAGTTGGAGAATATACGCTCCACCACTTGCGGCCATATTTACTGTGACAGTTGCCTGCAACAGGCTCTGCGCGAGAATGGCTGCTGCCCCATTTGCGGAAACCCCCAGGAATATGAGAGTTCCATACGTTTGTTTTGGTGCGGGCATAAGCCCTGA
- the glob3 gene encoding uncharacterized protein glob3, whose amino-acid sequence MADIDEKPSKIRSSSTSSIRFNIAKQIYPKQLLTIKAGPIKDELGFTLCEKVALRQAWNIIRPRERRFGQDVFYTFLNEWYWSISKFKKGEDINIALLHAHALTFIRFVGALINESDPIMFQVMINENNQTHSRCRVGADYIAMLGQALTDYILKVLDKVRSPSLEQGLQRIVEKFKSYQDIQMDRSKTSYRRGVSKSNFSLHRITTEK is encoded by the exons ATGGCCGATATCGACGAGAAACCCAGCAAAATACGTTCTTCATCTACATCTTCAATACGTTTCAATATTGCCAAACAAATCTATCCGAAGCAATTGTTGACAATAAAGGCGGGGCCTATTAAGGATGAGCTCGGATTTACCCTCTGCGAAAAGGTGGCTCTGAGGCAGGCGTGGAACATAATCAGACCTCGAGAGCGACGATTTGGCCAGGATGTATTCTATAC CTTTCTGAACGAGTGGTATTGGTCCATCTCTAAATTCAAAAAGGGTGAAGATATCAACATTGCCCTCTTGCACGCTCATGCTCTGACATTTATCCGCTTTGTGGGCGCTCTAATCAATGAGTCGGATCCGATCATGTTCCAGGTGATGATAAATGAGAATAACCAAACGCACAGCCGCTGCAGAGTGGGTGCGGATTACATTGCG ATGCTGGGCCAAGCCCTAACGGACTACATTCTCAAGGTACTCGACAAGGTCAGATCACCATCGTTGGAGCAAGGGTTGCAGCGAATAGTTGAGAAATTCAAGTCCTATCAGGATATCCAAATGGACAGATCCAAAACGAGCTACAGACGTGGTGTAAGCAAGAGTAATTTTAGTTTGCACCGGATCACAACCGAAAAATGA
- the LOC6897389 gene encoding facilitated trehalose transporter Tret1-2 homolog isoform X2, whose protein sequence is MVASEDIKKTVSQEDADPSARNPMLYDPLQDGVVKTSKTRQYVAALIMCLGAVAAGTALAWTSPVLDQISVHPPANTTAGNSTMGNATIANGTSPIPLPLPSEDRLQLTAGQQTWVSSLLAIGAFLGAMPTGYIADAIGRRYTAMVMNVPFILAWLSIIFANSAGWLYFGRFLIGISTGSFCVVAPMYISEIAETSIRGTLGTLFQLLLTVGILFVYMVGSMVSWTTLSTLCLFVPIFLFLGLLILPETPVYLLKKGQRAEAALSLKWLWGRYCDSRSAIQVIQNDLDQAAADAGILDLFSNRGARNGLVISILLMFFQQFSGINAVIFYTVPIFQSAGSTLDASVCSIIVGVVQVIMTLTASLLIDRAGRKILLLFSSTVMSICLAILGAYFDMKDSGKDVSSIGWLPLLCVVLFMITFSVGYGPIPWLMMGELFLPDVKATAVAITVMANWLCVFIVTKSFGTMIESLGSDVTFWFFATCMAAATIYVATMLQETKGKSASQIQSWLNGR, encoded by the exons ATGGTTGCCAGCGAAGATATTAAAAAG ACTGTCAGCCAAGAGGATGCGGACCCTTCGGCTCGCAACCCAATGCTCTATGACCCACTGCAGGATGGTGTGGTTAAAACTTCGAAGACCCGTCAATATGTGGCTGCCCTGATAA TGTGCTTGGGAGCCGTTGCCGCTGGCACAGCCCTGGCGTGGACCAGCCCTGTGCTAGATCAGATCAGTGTGCACCCGCCGGCTAACACCACAGCAGGGAACTCAACAATGGGGAACGCTACAATTGCCAATGGAACCAGCCCAATACCGTTGCCTCTGCCAAGCGAAGACCGTCTGCAACTGACAGCGGGTCAAC AGACCTGGGTCAGTTCCCTGCTGGCTATTGGCGCCTTTCTGGGAGCCATGCCCACGGGATACATTGCTGATGCCATAGGCCGACGCTACACAGCAATGGTCATGAATGTTCCCTTTATATTGGCCTGGCTCTCGATTATCTTCGCCAATTCTGCTGGCTGGCTATATTTTGGACGCTTTCTGATCG GCATCTCCACGGGCAGCTTTTGCGTGGTCGCACCCATGTACATATCCGAGATTGCCGAGACGAGCATTCGTGGCACCCTGGGCACTCTATTCCAACTGCTGCTCACTGTTGGCATACTGTTCGTGTATATGGTGGGATCTATGGTGTCCTGGACCACTTTGAGTACGCTCTGCTTGTTTGTGCCAATCTTTCTGTTTTTGGGCCTGCTCATATTGCCCGAGACGCCAGTCTATCTGCTCAAGAAG GGTCAACGGGCCGAGGCCGCCCTCTCGTTGAAGTGGCTCTGGGGTCGCTACTGCGACTCGCGCAGTGCCATCCAAGTCATCCAAAATGATCTGGACCAGGCCGCAGCCGATGCCGGCATCCTGGATCTTTTCAGTAATCGTGGAGCCCGCAACGGTCTGGTCATCTCCATACTGCTGATGTTCTTTCAGCAGTTCTCTGGCATCAATGCGGTCATCTTCTACACGGTTCCGATCTTCCAGTCCGCAGGCAGCACTCTCGATGCCTCCGTCTGCTCCATCATCGTGGGCGTTGTGCAGGTGATTATGACCCTAACCGCTTCGCTGCTGATCGATCGTGCTGGGCGAAAGATCCTGCTGCTCTTCAGCAGCACAGTAATGTCCATCTGCCTGGCCATACTGGGTGCCTACTTCGACATGAAGGATAGCGGCAAGGATGTCTCCTCCATtggctggctgccgctgctctgcgTGGTGCTCTTCATGATCACCTTTTCGGTGGGCTATGGCCCCATTCCCTGGCTGATGATGGGCGAGCTCTTCCTGCCCGACGTCAAGGCCACTGCCGTCGCAATCACTGTGATGGCCAactggctgtgtgtgtttatcgTCACCAAAAGCTTTGGCACAATGATCGAGTCTCTCGGATCGGACGTCACTTTCTGGTTCTTCGCCACGTGCATGGCCGCTGCCACCATCTATGTGGCCACAATGCTGCAGGAGACGAAGGGCAAGAGTGCCAGCCAAATACAGTCCTGGCTAAATGGACGCTAA